The proteins below come from a single Oerskovia jenensis genomic window:
- a CDS encoding PfkB family carbohydrate kinase, whose product MLICCGLTTFDITQVVHALPGPDQKVVATSQRATFGGPAANAAATAAALGVPVRLVTAVGAGALAEVVRAELLAAQVALLDVTAGAPAGPGGEVRGPAVSTVLVTAGTGERAVVSTNATDRPAAAGDEDTVTRAFDEVRRARGARAVDSGAGAAPDIDTAGGAGIGAGAGAGAGAGAGAGAGAGAGEPGGGRHVLLLDGHHPVLARALAERGRELGVLVVLDGGSWKDGSAELLALCDAVVLSQDFRIPGEDQGRVLEAVADLGPAFVARSRGRAPLEVLEEGLRSEVLVPEVGAVVDTLGAGDVLHGAFAAEVSRGRGWGSALRAAVDVASRSVTYEGARGWIGR is encoded by the coding sequence GTGCTGATCTGCTGCGGGCTCACGACGTTCGACATCACCCAGGTGGTCCATGCGCTGCCCGGACCCGACCAGAAGGTCGTCGCGACCTCGCAGCGCGCGACCTTCGGGGGCCCCGCCGCCAACGCGGCCGCGACGGCCGCGGCGCTCGGGGTGCCCGTGCGCCTCGTCACGGCCGTCGGTGCCGGGGCGCTCGCCGAGGTGGTGCGCGCCGAGCTGCTCGCCGCGCAGGTCGCGCTGCTCGACGTGACGGCGGGCGCGCCTGCTGGACCGGGTGGTGAGGTGAGGGGGCCCGCGGTGTCCACCGTCCTGGTCACGGCCGGGACGGGCGAACGCGCCGTCGTGAGCACCAACGCCACGGACCGACCGGCCGCTGCGGGGGACGAGGACACGGTGACCAGGGCCTTCGACGAGGTGCGACGGGCCCGAGGCGCCAGGGCCGTCGACAGCGGGGCCGGCGCGGCGCCCGACATCGACACTGCGGGCGGTGCGGGCATCGGTGCAGGTGCAGGTGCAGGTGCTGGTGCAGGTGCTGGTGCTGGTGCCGGTGCCGGCGCCGGCGAGCCGGGGGGAGGACGCCACGTCCTGCTCCTCGACGGCCATCATCCGGTGCTCGCGCGAGCTCTTGCCGAGCGGGGGCGCGAGCTGGGGGTCCTCGTCGTGCTGGACGGTGGTTCCTGGAAGGACGGCAGCGCCGAGCTCCTCGCGCTGTGCGACGCGGTCGTGCTCTCGCAGGACTTCCGGATCCCTGGCGAGGACCAGGGCCGTGTGCTCGAGGCCGTGGCCGACCTGGGCCCGGCGTTCGTCGCCCGCTCGCGCGGTCGCGCGCCCCTCGAGGTGCTCGAGGAGGGTCTCCGCTCCGAGGTCCTCGTCCCGGAGGTGGGTGCCGTGGTGGACACGCTCGGTGCGGGTGACGTGCTGCACGGCGCGTTCGCCGCAGAGGTGTCCCGAGGGCGTGGGTGGGGGAGCGCGCTGCGGGCGGCCGTGGACGTCGCGAGCCGTTCCGTGACCTACGAGGGCGCCCGGGGCTGGATCGGGAGGTAG
- a CDS encoding ROK family transcriptional regulator → MTTAVTRSAVTRRGLSTGLRPTSKVLPEHARAHNRSLVLQHLFHEGPTSRADLARATSLTRVTISDLVSVLIAEGLVEELGIRPGQRVGKPAILIGMRTSAYQIVSVDLTDDALMRGAVMSLTGDFVVRQSLPIEGRAGTELVDLLTRFCRGLIAVATRPVLGVGIGSPGVVDSEGRIVEAPNRRWYDVALAEQLSESLALPVHVANDANIAALGEFTFGGADGTGLMVLTVGEGVGAGIMLDGSRVRGAADAAGELGHVTVVDDGLPCACGRSGCLETILSVPALRRAVEGLDKESSDAVLASVGKLLGIALAPVVSALNLGEILISGPADLLDGPLRDAAIDTINARTMPAINAGLELRMASLDEDVVLAGAAVLILSGQLGVS, encoded by the coding sequence ATGACAACGGCAGTCACGCGAAGTGCAGTCACCCGGAGAGGTCTGAGCACAGGTCTCAGGCCCACCTCCAAGGTGCTCCCCGAGCACGCTCGCGCGCACAACCGTTCGCTCGTCCTCCAGCACCTCTTCCACGAGGGGCCGACGTCCCGTGCGGACCTTGCTCGAGCCACCTCGCTGACGAGGGTCACCATCTCCGACCTGGTCTCGGTGCTCATCGCCGAGGGGCTCGTCGAGGAGCTGGGCATCCGCCCCGGCCAGCGCGTCGGCAAGCCCGCCATCCTCATCGGGATGCGCACGAGCGCCTACCAGATCGTCTCGGTCGACCTCACGGACGACGCGCTCATGCGCGGCGCCGTGATGTCCCTGACGGGTGACTTCGTGGTGCGACAGAGCCTGCCCATCGAGGGGCGCGCGGGCACCGAGCTCGTGGACCTCCTGACACGCTTCTGCCGAGGGCTCATCGCCGTGGCGACGCGTCCTGTGCTCGGCGTGGGCATCGGCTCACCGGGCGTCGTGGACAGCGAGGGCCGCATCGTCGAGGCGCCCAACCGCCGCTGGTACGACGTCGCCCTCGCGGAGCAGCTCAGCGAGAGCCTGGCGCTGCCCGTGCACGTCGCCAACGACGCGAACATCGCGGCGCTCGGCGAGTTCACGTTCGGCGGCGCGGACGGTACCGGCCTCATGGTCCTCACGGTCGGCGAGGGGGTCGGCGCGGGCATCATGCTCGACGGGTCCCGGGTGCGTGGCGCTGCCGACGCGGCGGGCGAGCTGGGGCACGTCACCGTCGTCGACGACGGTCTTCCCTGCGCCTGCGGGCGGTCGGGGTGTCTCGAGACCATCCTCTCGGTGCCGGCCCTGCGCCGTGCCGTGGAAGGACTCGACAAGGAATCTTCCGATGCCGTCCTGGCATCGGTCGGCAAGCTCCTGGGCATCGCCCTGGCGCCTGTTGTGTCAGCGCTCAACCTCGGTGAGATCCTCATCAGCGGTCCTGCGGACCTGCTCGACGGCCCTCTTCGCGACGCTGCGATCGACACCATCAACGCTCGGACCATGCCGGCCATCAATGCCGGTCTCGAGCTCCGGATGGCTTCTCTCGACGAGGACGTCGTCCTCGCCGGAGCCGCCGTCCTCATCCTGTCCGGCCAGCTGGGCGTCTCATGA
- a CDS encoding extracellular solute-binding protein: MASTITLALALTACGSGDSGSGDGASADGAKTGDIRVWLVGATDTPKEAREYLKTTFEAENKGSTLTIEEQSWTGLVDKLTTSLASSDSPDVVEVGNTQAAAFTSSGFFTDLTDHYEDLGGDDLLQGFVKAGSYDGKFYAPPYYSGARVVFYSQQVVDQTGTTVPTTLDEYVANGQAMTTDTRSGIYWPGQDWYNALPYVWENGGFIAEQKDGKWEAGFSSEGGIKGLQQVQEVMTTASKAPKDGQETDQQVPFCEGNIGYLSAPTWLQGSIKTPADDAKAPGCPDTFGSDLHAFALPGAKAGEAAKVFAGGSNLAIAAKSENQELALSALEIMLSDGYQKFLAEKGNIPAKVSQAEFLPKDEVTQAGAAAAKNSELTPASPKWADVEAKRYLQDAFVQIAQGGDVKAIAEKLDQQIEETLNS, translated from the coding sequence ATGGCTTCGACGATCACCCTGGCGCTCGCGCTCACCGCCTGCGGCTCGGGCGACTCGGGCTCCGGCGACGGCGCATCGGCAGACGGCGCGAAGACCGGAGACATCCGCGTCTGGCTCGTCGGCGCCACGGACACGCCGAAGGAAGCGCGCGAGTACCTGAAGACGACGTTCGAGGCCGAGAACAAGGGTTCGACCCTCACCATCGAGGAGCAGTCCTGGACCGGCCTGGTCGACAAGCTCACGACCTCGCTCGCGAGCTCGGACAGCCCTGACGTCGTCGAGGTCGGCAACACGCAGGCCGCGGCCTTCACGTCGTCCGGCTTCTTCACGGACCTGACGGACCACTACGAGGACCTCGGCGGCGACGACCTGCTCCAGGGCTTCGTCAAGGCCGGTTCGTACGACGGCAAGTTCTACGCCCCGCCGTACTACTCGGGTGCCCGCGTGGTCTTCTACTCGCAGCAGGTCGTCGACCAGACCGGCACGACGGTCCCGACGACGCTCGACGAGTACGTCGCGAACGGCCAGGCCATGACGACCGACACGCGCTCGGGCATCTACTGGCCCGGCCAGGACTGGTACAACGCCCTGCCCTACGTCTGGGAGAACGGCGGCTTCATCGCCGAGCAGAAGGACGGCAAGTGGGAGGCGGGCTTCTCGTCCGAGGGTGGCATCAAGGGTCTCCAGCAGGTCCAGGAGGTCATGACGACGGCCTCGAAGGCGCCCAAGGACGGTCAGGAGACCGACCAGCAGGTTCCGTTCTGCGAGGGCAACATCGGCTACCTCTCGGCTCCGACCTGGCTCCAGGGCTCGATCAAGACGCCTGCGGACGACGCCAAGGCGCCGGGCTGCCCCGACACGTTCGGCTCTGACCTGCACGCGTTCGCCCTCCCGGGTGCGAAGGCCGGCGAGGCCGCCAAGGTCTTCGCTGGTGGCTCGAACCTCGCGATCGCCGCGAAGTCGGAGAACCAGGAGCTCGCGCTGAGCGCGCTCGAGATCATGCTGAGCGACGGCTACCAGAAGTTCCTCGCGGAGAAGGGCAACATCCCCGCGAAGGTCTCGCAGGCGGAGTTCCTCCCCAAGGACGAGGTCACGCAGGCCGGTGCGGCTGCCGCCAAGAACTCCGAGCTGACCCCGGCCTCCCCGAAGTGGGCTGACGTCGAGGCCAAGCGCTACCTGCAGGACGCGTTCGTCCAGATCGCCCAGGGTGGCGACGTCAAGGCGATCGCCGAGAAGCTCGACCAGCAGATCGAGGAAACCCTCAACAGCTGA
- a CDS encoding carbohydrate ABC transporter permease, translating to MSSSTLESSPAVELKDTLKPPKKPSAKLPWLLLAPSLLVLGIMVGYPLANLFIMSFQKYERAQLMGVPAEWVGFKNYTDTLADPVFWTVLARSFAFMVVCVVLTMVIGILLALLMMRLNKFFRLLVSVGLLLAWAMPALAAVIVWGWIFDTQYGVVNNILTKITGDNWMGHSWLINPWMFFLVATLIIVWQGVPFVAFTMYAGLTQVPGEVLEAASLDGASPAQRFRLIMVPYVRSIIVVLIILSIIWDLRVFTQIFALQGIGGIAEKTNTIGVYIYQMGMAQGHYGAASAIAVILVFIMMGISFYYVRQTVKEEQL from the coding sequence ATGAGCTCATCCACCCTCGAGTCGTCCCCAGCGGTCGAGCTGAAGGACACTCTCAAGCCCCCGAAGAAGCCGTCGGCCAAGCTGCCGTGGCTGTTGCTGGCCCCCAGCCTCCTGGTCCTGGGCATCATGGTCGGCTACCCGCTGGCCAACCTCTTCATCATGTCGTTCCAGAAGTACGAGCGCGCCCAGCTCATGGGCGTGCCTGCTGAATGGGTCGGCTTCAAGAACTACACCGACACCCTGGCCGACCCGGTGTTCTGGACGGTCCTGGCTCGCAGCTTCGCCTTCATGGTGGTCTGTGTCGTCCTGACCATGGTCATCGGCATCCTGCTGGCCCTCCTCATGATGCGGCTCAACAAGTTCTTCCGTCTGCTCGTGTCGGTCGGACTCCTGCTGGCGTGGGCCATGCCCGCACTGGCCGCGGTCATCGTGTGGGGCTGGATCTTCGACACCCAGTACGGCGTCGTGAACAACATCCTCACGAAGATCACCGGGGACAACTGGATGGGTCACTCGTGGCTCATCAACCCCTGGATGTTCTTCCTGGTCGCCACGCTCATCATCGTCTGGCAGGGCGTTCCGTTCGTCGCGTTCACGATGTACGCGGGCCTCACCCAGGTCCCCGGCGAGGTGCTCGAGGCTGCGTCGCTCGACGGCGCGAGCCCGGCCCAGCGCTTCCGCCTCATCATGGTGCCCTACGTGCGCAGCATCATCGTGGTGCTCATCATCCTGTCGATCATCTGGGACCTGCGCGTCTTCACACAGATCTTCGCCCTGCAGGGCATCGGCGGTATCGCGGAGAAGACCAACACCATCGGTGTGTACATCTACCAGATGGGTATGGCGCAGGGGCACTACGGCGCCGCCAGCGCCATCGCGGTGATCCTCGTGTTCATCATGATGGGGATCTCGTTCTACTACGTGCGCCAGACCGTCAAGGAGGAACAGCTGTGA
- a CDS encoding carbohydrate ABC transporter permease, with protein MSTLNPTVAGTASSVPTSAGSGPRKTREGQRKKVSNAIYSVIAVVVFLCSVFPVYWMINSSFLPTNLIRNKDLTFFPGSSFTLDNYQDAIFNQERAPFLPAMGNSIMVTFFVLVISMVLAFMASLAVTRFNFKGRKAFIIAILAVQMIPGEAMMISIFRIIDGWQLLNSIIGLGIVYLSGVLPFTIWTLRGFVAGVPAELEEAAMIDGCSRSKAFWRITFPLLAPGLVATGVFAFIQAWNEFVMALIIMTRPESMTLPLWLRTFQQATQATNWGGLMAGSVLIAIPVVVFFLIVQGRMTGGLVSGAVKG; from the coding sequence GTGAGCACCCTCAACCCGACCGTCGCCGGGACGGCGTCGTCGGTACCCACGTCGGCTGGGAGCGGACCGCGCAAGACCCGCGAGGGGCAGCGCAAGAAGGTCTCGAACGCGATCTACAGCGTGATCGCCGTCGTCGTCTTCCTCTGCTCGGTCTTCCCGGTCTACTGGATGATCAACTCGTCGTTCCTCCCAACGAACCTCATCCGCAACAAGGACCTGACGTTCTTCCCGGGCTCGAGCTTCACGCTCGACAACTACCAGGACGCGATCTTCAACCAGGAGCGCGCGCCCTTCCTGCCCGCGATGGGCAACTCGATCATGGTCACGTTCTTCGTGCTCGTGATCTCGATGGTCCTGGCCTTCATGGCGTCGCTCGCCGTGACCCGGTTCAACTTCAAGGGCCGCAAGGCGTTCATCATCGCGATCCTCGCGGTGCAGATGATCCCGGGCGAGGCCATGATGATCTCGATCTTCCGGATCATCGACGGCTGGCAGCTGCTCAACTCGATCATCGGCCTGGGCATCGTCTACCTGTCGGGCGTGCTGCCCTTCACGATCTGGACCCTTCGTGGGTTCGTCGCAGGCGTCCCGGCCGAGCTCGAGGAGGCGGCCATGATCGACGGCTGCTCGCGCTCCAAGGCCTTCTGGCGGATCACCTTCCCGCTGCTGGCTCCTGGGCTCGTGGCCACCGGTGTCTTCGCGTTCATCCAGGCCTGGAACGAGTTCGTGATGGCGCTGATCATCATGACGCGTCCCGAGTCGATGACGCTCCCGCTGTGGCTGCGGACCTTCCAGCAGGCGACCCAGGCGACGAACTGGGGTGGGCTGATGGCCGGATCGGTGCTCATCGCGATCCCCGTCGTCGTCTTCTTCCTGATCGTCCAGGGACGCATGACCGGTGGCCTGGTCTCGGGTGCGGTGAAGGGCTGA
- a CDS encoding ROK family protein: MSEVTTAASSLGEAAALPGGHSVGLDVGGTKVLGVLLGPDGSIEGSVKLPTVRGPQGVVSSAARAVRSLTDAAGLEPAALAGLGLGVPGLVDPQSGSVMHAVNLGIEGEPFALAHELSAIFGGIPVDVDNDLNVAALGASHAMGADGQDLAFLALGTGLAAGIVLGGRLRRGVSGAAGEIGHIPINPDGPLCACGQRGCVETYASGTALSARWPSQSGRPAPLELFEAAAAGNPEALRIKGEFAAAVASAVRILELTVDVRHVVLGGGVTGLGQPLLDAVQEALVAQASTSPFLSSLELEKRVSLAPSDVPVAAVGAAIAGRRKVS; this comes from the coding sequence GTGAGTGAGGTGACAACGGCTGCCTCGTCGCTCGGCGAGGCAGCCGCCCTGCCCGGCGGCCACTCGGTCGGTCTGGACGTCGGAGGAACGAAGGTCCTCGGCGTCCTGCTCGGACCGGACGGCTCGATCGAGGGGTCGGTCAAGCTGCCGACCGTTCGGGGCCCGCAGGGTGTGGTCTCCAGTGCTGCCCGGGCCGTCCGGTCCCTGACGGACGCGGCGGGCCTCGAGCCCGCCGCGCTCGCGGGACTGGGCCTCGGTGTCCCAGGGCTCGTCGACCCGCAGAGCGGGTCGGTCATGCACGCGGTGAACCTGGGGATCGAAGGGGAGCCGTTCGCGCTCGCCCACGAGCTGTCGGCGATCTTCGGGGGCATCCCGGTGGACGTCGACAACGACCTGAACGTCGCGGCGCTGGGTGCGTCGCACGCGATGGGCGCCGACGGTCAGGACCTGGCGTTCCTGGCGCTCGGCACGGGACTCGCGGCCGGCATCGTGCTGGGGGGCCGGCTCCGTCGCGGCGTGAGCGGTGCCGCCGGTGAGATCGGCCACATCCCGATCAACCCCGACGGTCCCCTGTGCGCGTGCGGACAGCGTGGTTGTGTCGAGACGTATGCCTCGGGCACCGCGCTCAGCGCCCGCTGGCCCTCGCAGTCCGGCCGCCCGGCACCGCTCGAGCTCTTCGAGGCGGCCGCCGCCGGAAACCCCGAAGCCCTCAGGATCAAGGGCGAGTTCGCCGCCGCAGTGGCGAGCGCAGTCCGTATCCTCGAGCTGACGGTCGACGTCCGGCACGTCGTCCTCGGAGGTGGCGTGACCGGTCTCGGCCAGCCGCTCCTCGACGCCGTGCAGGAGGCCCTCGTGGCCCAGGCGAGCACGTCGCCGTTCTTGTCCTCGCTGGAGCTGGAGAAGCGTGTCTCCCTGGCGCCCAGCGATGTGCCCGTTGCCGCGGTGGGAGCAGCCATCGCCGGCCGTAGGAAGGTGTCCTGA
- the nagB gene encoding glucosamine-6-phosphate deaminase encodes MEVVIAPADQLAVLAAEAIDKLLRAKPSAVLGLATGSSPLKVYDELVRRHTEEGLSFAQAKAFMLDEYVGIAEDHPERYRNVIEKEIASRVDFSQGAVQGPDGGADDLVAACADYERKIVDAGGVDLQILGIGTDGHIAFNEPGSSLASRTRIKTLTAQTREDNARFFGDDLAQVPQHCLTQGLATIMSAKHLVLLASGKGKAEAVHQLVEGPVSAMWPATVMQMHPHATVLVDDAAASRLQLGDYYRQTFLSKPEWQGL; translated from the coding sequence ATGGAAGTTGTGATTGCGCCCGCCGATCAGCTCGCGGTACTCGCCGCAGAGGCGATCGACAAGCTGCTTCGTGCCAAGCCGAGCGCGGTGCTCGGTCTGGCGACCGGGTCGAGCCCGCTCAAGGTGTACGACGAGCTCGTCCGCCGCCACACCGAGGAAGGGCTGTCCTTCGCCCAGGCGAAGGCCTTCATGCTCGACGAGTACGTCGGGATCGCGGAGGACCACCCGGAGCGCTACCGCAACGTCATCGAGAAGGAGATCGCCTCGCGCGTCGACTTCTCCCAGGGCGCCGTGCAGGGGCCCGACGGAGGCGCGGACGACCTGGTCGCGGCGTGCGCCGACTACGAGCGCAAGATCGTCGACGCCGGGGGTGTCGACCTGCAGATCCTGGGGATCGGCACGGACGGTCACATCGCGTTCAACGAGCCGGGCTCGTCCCTCGCGTCGCGGACGCGCATCAAGACGCTGACCGCGCAGACGCGTGAGGACAACGCCCGCTTCTTCGGCGACGACCTCGCGCAGGTGCCGCAGCACTGCCTCACGCAGGGCCTGGCGACCATCATGTCGGCCAAGCACCTCGTGCTCCTCGCCTCGGGCAAGGGCAAGGCGGAGGCCGTCCACCAGCTCGTCGAGGGTCCGGTCTCCGCGATGTGGCCCGCGACGGTCATGCAGATGCACCCGCACGCGACCGTCCTGGTGGACGACGCCGCGGCCTCGCGCCTGCAGCTCGGTGACTACTACCGCCAGACGTTCCTCTCGAAGCCGGAGTGGCAGGGTCTCTGA
- a CDS encoding DUF3039 domain-containing protein produces MIEPLTLPTNGPAAGSPSGPEPIVPDSDPSSGTSTSVLERTETTAEVEPGDHERFAHYVRKEKIMQSALSGKPVIALCGKVWVPGRDPNKFPVCPTCKEIYDGLRAPQDGEGDSGK; encoded by the coding sequence ATGATCGAACCCTTGACCCTCCCCACGAACGGACCGGCGGCAGGCAGCCCGTCGGGACCGGAACCGATCGTCCCGGACAGTGACCCGAGCAGCGGGACGTCGACGAGCGTCCTCGAGCGCACGGAGACCACGGCGGAGGTCGAGCCCGGGGACCACGAGCGTTTTGCGCACTACGTGCGCAAGGAGAAGATCATGCAGTCGGCGCTGTCCGGCAAGCCCGTCATCGCGCTCTGCGGCAAGGTCTGGGTGCCGGGGCGTGATCCCAACAAGTTCCCCGTGTGCCCCACGTGCAAGGAGATCTACGACGGCCTTCGCGCCCCGCAGGACGGCGAGGGTGATTCCGGCAAGTGA
- a CDS encoding DEAD/DEAH box helicase: MNLPPSAPLGASSAAASHLSPAFPRRAPWGTASKLRAWQAEALDLYRTRSPRDFLAVATPGAGKTTFALRVATELLEQGVVRRVTVVAPTEHLKHQWADAAARVGVRIDPNFRNSQGRHGSSYDGVALTYAQVAAKPALHTARTEAERTLVILDEVHHGGDALSWGEAVRDAFEPATRRLALTGTPFRSDTAAIPFVTYERGADGIRRSAADYTYGYGDALRDHVVRPVIFLSYSGQMRWRTKSGDEVSARLGEALTKDMTGQAWRTALDPDGEWIPSVLAAADKRLTEVRRAIPDAGGLVIATDQTDARAYAGHLARITGRSPTVVLSDDDGASGRIDEFSDGDGRWMVAVRMVSEGVDVPRLAVGVYATSTATPLFFAQAVGRFVRARKRGETASVFLPSVPHLLALANGLELERDHALDRPLTAEEQGDMYNPEDALMAAANREDKASDDLADGMQGSFQALEAQASFDRVLFDGGEFGTEADIGSDEEQDFLGLPGLLDADQVTSLLRQRQADQMSARSKKSRAAEVDRSELDHRRAAELRKELSQLVGAWARRSGQPHGTVHTELRRRCGGPEVPLATVAQLDARVAVLRGWFVGKK, translated from the coding sequence GTGAACCTTCCCCCCTCGGCACCGTTGGGGGCGTCCTCCGCCGCTGCGTCGCACCTGTCGCCGGCGTTTCCTCGACGTGCCCCGTGGGGCACCGCCTCCAAGCTGCGTGCCTGGCAGGCCGAGGCGCTCGATCTCTACCGCACCCGTTCGCCGCGTGACTTCCTTGCCGTCGCTACCCCGGGAGCAGGCAAGACGACGTTCGCGCTGCGGGTCGCCACCGAGCTCCTGGAGCAGGGGGTCGTACGACGCGTGACGGTCGTCGCCCCCACGGAGCACCTCAAGCACCAGTGGGCGGACGCTGCCGCGCGCGTGGGCGTCCGCATCGACCCGAACTTCCGCAACAGCCAGGGTCGGCACGGTTCGAGCTACGACGGTGTCGCGCTCACCTACGCCCAGGTGGCGGCCAAGCCCGCGCTGCACACCGCTCGGACCGAGGCGGAGCGGACCTTGGTGATCCTCGACGAGGTCCATCACGGTGGCGACGCCCTGTCCTGGGGCGAGGCTGTCCGGGACGCGTTCGAGCCCGCGACCCGTCGACTTGCGCTGACCGGCACGCCGTTCCGCTCGGACACGGCGGCGATCCCGTTCGTGACGTACGAGCGGGGGGCCGACGGCATCCGTCGGTCGGCCGCGGACTACACGTACGGCTATGGCGACGCGTTGCGCGACCACGTGGTGCGCCCCGTGATCTTCCTGTCGTACTCGGGGCAGATGCGCTGGCGCACCAAGTCGGGAGACGAGGTCAGTGCCCGGCTCGGTGAGGCGTTGACCAAGGACATGACGGGCCAGGCGTGGCGCACGGCTCTCGACCCGGACGGTGAGTGGATCCCGTCGGTGCTCGCGGCGGCGGACAAGCGTCTGACCGAGGTCCGTCGGGCGATCCCCGACGCGGGGGGGCTGGTGATCGCGACGGACCAGACCGACGCGCGCGCCTACGCCGGTCACCTGGCGCGGATCACGGGCAGGTCTCCGACGGTCGTCCTGTCCGACGACGACGGTGCGAGCGGTCGCATCGACGAGTTCTCGGACGGCGACGGCCGGTGGATGGTCGCGGTCCGGATGGTCTCGGAGGGGGTCGACGTGCCGCGGCTCGCGGTGGGCGTCTACGCGACGTCGACCGCCACGCCCTTGTTCTTCGCGCAGGCGGTCGGTCGATTCGTCCGCGCCCGCAAGCGGGGCGAGACGGCGTCGGTGTTCCTGCCCAGCGTGCCTCACCTGCTGGCGCTCGCGAACGGTCTGGAGCTCGAGCGCGACCACGCGCTCGACCGACCGCTCACGGCCGAGGAGCAAGGGGACATGTACAACCCCGAGGACGCCCTCATGGCGGCCGCCAACCGCGAGGACAAGGCGTCCGACGATCTCGCCGACGGTATGCAGGGCTCCTTCCAGGCGCTCGAGGCGCAGGCGTCGTTCGACCGCGTGCTCTTCGACGGGGGCGAGTTCGGCACGGAGGCGGACATCGGCTCGGACGAGGAGCAGGACTTCCTGGGGCTCCCGGGCCTGCTCGACGCGGACCAGGTGACGAGTCTGCTGCGCCAGCGGCAGGCCGACCAGATGTCGGCCCGGTCCAAGAAGTCGCGGGCGGCCGAGGTCGATCGCAGCGAGCTCGACCACCGGCGTGCCGCCGAGCTGCGCAAGGAGCTCTCACAGCTGGTCGGGGCCTGGGCGCGCCGCAGCGGTCAGCCGCACGGCACGGTGCACACCGAGCTGCGCCGCCGCTGCGGGGGGCCCGAGGTTCCGCTCGCGACCGTCGCCCAGCTCGACGCACGCGTCGCGGTGCTCCGAGGCTGGTTCGTCGGCAAGAAGTAG
- a CDS encoding nicotinate phosphoribosyltransferase: MSPADHPGTGAPAAHPAPYAPSTQTSLLTDRYELTMLQAALADGTADRHCLFEVFTRRLPAGRRYGVLAGTGRVLESLATFRFTDLELSWLQEARVVDDRTLDYLAGYRFTGSITGYAEGDVFFPQSPVMVVEGTFAEAVLLETLVLSILNYDSAVASAASRMTSAAVERPCLEMGSRRASETAAVAAARAAAVAGFAGTSNLEAGRRYGIATIGTAAHAFTLLHDDERSAFASQVASLGVGTTLLVDTYDVRQGVKNAVAVAGTELGAVRLDSGDLGIQAVEVRKQLDGLGATGTRITVTSDLDEYAIAALAAAPVDSYGVGTSLVTGSGAPTCGMVYKLVARSDADGVLQPVAKASTLKTSTGGRKSAARQYGEDGRAVAEVLVTGPDDAVALWEPGDDEDLRPLHVPLVLDGAVDSRWIGAYGVHNAARRHAEARAELPRGARRLSAGDPALPTLTRTLG; the protein is encoded by the coding sequence ATGAGTCCCGCAGACCACCCGGGCACAGGCGCCCCGGCCGCTCACCCCGCCCCCTACGCCCCGTCCACGCAGACCTCGCTGCTCACGGACCGTTACGAGCTCACCATGCTGCAGGCAGCGCTCGCCGACGGCACCGCCGACCGGCACTGCCTGTTCGAGGTCTTCACGCGACGGCTGCCCGCCGGTCGGCGCTACGGCGTGCTCGCCGGCACCGGGCGTGTCCTGGAGTCGCTCGCGACGTTCCGCTTCACCGACCTCGAGCTCTCCTGGCTCCAGGAGGCCCGCGTCGTCGACGACCGCACGCTCGACTACCTCGCGGGCTACCGGTTCACCGGCTCCATCACCGGCTACGCCGAGGGTGACGTGTTCTTCCCCCAGTCCCCCGTGATGGTCGTCGAAGGCACGTTCGCGGAGGCCGTGCTGCTCGAGACCCTGGTCCTGTCGATCCTCAACTACGACTCCGCGGTTGCGTCGGCGGCCTCCCGCATGACGAGCGCCGCCGTCGAGCGCCCCTGCCTCGAGATGGGCTCACGCCGGGCGAGCGAGACCGCGGCCGTCGCCGCAGCCCGTGCGGCCGCGGTCGCGGGCTTCGCCGGGACGTCGAACCTCGAGGCGGGTCGCCGGTACGGGATCGCCACGATCGGCACCGCCGCGCACGCGTTCACGCTCCTGCACGACGACGAACGATCTGCCTTCGCGTCGCAGGTCGCCTCGCTCGGCGTCGGCACGACGCTCCTCGTCGACACCTACGACGTGCGCCAGGGCGTCAAGAACGCGGTCGCCGTCGCGGGCACGGAGCTCGGCGCCGTCCGCCTCGACTCGGGCGACCTGGGCATCCAGGCGGTCGAGGTCCGCAAGCAGCTCGACGGCCTCGGCGCGACCGGCACCCGCATCACGGTCACGTCCGACCTCGACGAGTACGCGATCGCCGCGCTCGCGGCTGCCCCGGTCGACTCCTACGGCGTGGGCACCTCGCTCGTGACCGGCTCGGGCGCCCCGACCTGCGGCATGGTCTACAAGCTCGTCGCCCGGTCCGACGCCGACGGCGTCCTGCAGCCCGTCGCCAAGGCCTCGACGCTCAAGACGAGCACCGGAGGCCGCAAGTCCGCAGCACGCCAGTACGGGGAGGACGGCAGGGCCGTCGCCGAGGTCCTCGTCACCGGACCCGACGACGCCGTAGCCCTCTGGGAGCCCGGCGACGACGAGGACCTGCGCCCCCTGCACGTCCCCCTCGTGCTCGACGGCGCCGTCGACTCCCGCTGGATCGGCGCCTACGGGGTCCACAACGCCGCGCGGCGGCACGCCGAGGCACGGGCCGAGCTGCCCCGTGGTGCGCGACGCCTCTCCGCGGGAGACCCCGCGCTGCCGACCCTGACCCGCACGCTCGGCTGA